One window of the Triticum dicoccoides isolate Atlit2015 ecotype Zavitan chromosome 3B, WEW_v2.0, whole genome shotgun sequence genome contains the following:
- the LOC119276456 gene encoding putative exosome complex component rrp40 has protein sequence MESRKPQRSALVDSYVVPGDVILDLADMTNQTIKLGAGLRQDCDTIQATSAGRLRLSKPNKYWVENSQKRYVPSVEDTVLGIVVDTKPDNFLVDIKGPNLAFLPVLSFEGGTRRNIPKFEIGTLIYARVVKANSIMNPELSCMDASGKTAEFGQLKSGYTFETSTGLARMLLSSPTCPLLEALGKKLSFEIAVGLNGRVWVNAPSPSNVIVVSSAIKESESYSRLQQKTMVEKLLAKLS, from the exons ATGGAGTCGAGGAAGCCGCAGCGCTCCGCTCTCGTCGACAGCTATGTG GTCCCCGGCGACGTCATCCTGGACCTCGCCGATATGACCAACCAGACCATCAAGCTCGGCGCCGGTCTGCGCCAG GATTGTGACACTATCCAGGCAACTAGTGCTGGGAGGCTTCGACTGTCCAAGCCCAACAAGTACTGGGTGGAGAACTCCCAGAAGAGG TATGTACCTTCTGTAGAAGACACGGTTCTTGGTATTGTAGTTGACACCAAACCAGAT AACTTCTTGGTGGACATAAAGGGGCCTAATTTGGCCTTTTTACCAGTTCTCTCATTTGAAGGTGGTACAAGGAGGAACATACCAAAGTTTGAG ATTGGTACATTAATATATGCCAGAGTGGTGAAAGCAAATAGCATTATGAATCCAGAGCTTTCATGCATGGATG CAAGTGGAAAAACTGCTGAATTTGGTCAACTGAAAAGTGGTTATACGTTTGAAACATCAACTGGCCTGGCAAGAAT GCTTTTAAGTTCCCCAACATGTCCACTTCTAGAGGCCCTTGGGAAAAAACTATCATTTGAGATAGCTGTTGGACTGAATGGTCGAGTATGG GTGAATGCTCCTTCGCCAAGTAATGTCATCGTTGTATCAAGTGCAATTAAAGAATCAGAATCTTATAGTCGCTTACAACAAAAAACCATGGTGGAAAAACTCCTGGCTAAACTGTCATGA
- the LOC119276457 gene encoding AMSH-like ubiquitin thioesterase 2 has product MSCGRSENTTRKCRTRSTPGETMYLHTADAKKITHYQSNLPTTMDRDIGAYPVKHHFPSPIVSWIEDLSSFGDAPFSHDTEYVDDQSTPSFGQSSASNNLHDMQISVRLTDEFMELAKENTSNNLETCGILGASFRDGTYYVTTLIIPKQEGTAHSCQASNEEEIHAVLSEQSLYPAGWIHTHPSQTCFLSSIDLHTQFSYQVMLPEAVAIVAAPTDPTRSYGIFRLTDPGGMDVLRECSESGFHTHRETTDGGPIYETCTNVHFKPNLRFEIVDLRSGA; this is encoded by the exons ATGAGTTGCGGGAG ATCTGAAAACACTACCAGAAAATGTAGGACGCGTTCAACACCTGGTGAAACGATGTATCTCCATACTGCCGATGCTAAAAAGATCACCCACTACCAATCTAATCTGCCAACAACAATGGATCGCGATATCGGTGCCTACCCTGTGAAGCACCACTTTCCATCTCCTATAGTTTCTTGGATAGAAGACCTTTCTAGCTTTGGCGATGCTCCTTTTAGCCATGATACTGAATACGTGGATGATCAATCAACACCTTCATTCGGGCAGTCTTCTGCATCTAACAATTTGCATGACATGCAAATA TCAGTGAGATTGACAGACGAATTCATGGAACTTGCAAAGGAGAATACAAGCAATAATCTAGAGACCTGTGGAATTCTTGGTGCTTCATTT AGGGATGGAACTTACTATGTGACAACATTGATCATTCCAAAGCAAGAAGGAACTGCTCACTCA TGTCAAGCTTCTAACGAGGAGGAGATACACGCCGTATTATCAGAGCAGTCACTTTACCCTGCAGGGTGGATACAT ACTCACCCTTCACAAACATGCTTTCTATCGTCGATCGATTTGCACACTCAATTCTCTTATCAG GTCATGTTACCAGAAGCTGTTGCGATTGTTGCTGCTCCCACCGATCCTACTAG GAGCTATGGTATATTCAGGTTGACAGATCCAGGAGGCATGGATGTGCTCAGGGAGTGCAGTGAGAGTGGGTTCCATACTCACCGAGAGACGACGGATGGCGGTCCAATATATGAAACCTGCACCAACGTGCATTTCAAACCTAATTTGCGGTTTGAGATTGTCGATCTGCGTTCTGGTGCGTGA